A stretch of the Mesorhizobium sp. Pch-S genome encodes the following:
- a CDS encoding DJ-1/PfpI family protein gives MQLGIPVYDGVNLLDVAGPLEMFSWVDKKKGLETVLLSIDGRPVTSLNGVRFDAQASFAATPTLDILWVPGGAPDALGTIMSDPASPYLAYLRQVAAKAKWVCSVCEGALLLARAGLLDGHKATTHWAFVDCLRRFPAVKVARGHPRFVESGNRLTGGGISSGLDEALHLIARLFNDKTATEVQVTTQYFPVPPVAGKIPSKAPACMVHW, from the coding sequence ATGCAACTCGGCATCCCGGTCTATGACGGCGTCAACCTGCTCGATGTTGCCGGTCCTCTGGAGATGTTCTCCTGGGTCGACAAGAAAAAGGGATTGGAGACGGTTCTCCTGTCGATAGACGGCAGACCCGTCACCTCGCTGAACGGAGTGCGCTTCGACGCCCAGGCCAGCTTCGCGGCAACGCCAACGCTGGACATCCTGTGGGTGCCTGGCGGCGCCCCTGATGCGCTAGGGACGATCATGAGCGACCCGGCATCACCCTATCTCGCCTACCTGCGGCAGGTCGCAGCCAAGGCGAAATGGGTCTGCTCAGTCTGCGAAGGTGCGCTGCTGCTGGCTCGGGCCGGGCTGCTGGACGGCCACAAGGCCACGACACATTGGGCGTTTGTCGACTGCCTGCGCCGTTTTCCCGCCGTCAAAGTGGCCAGGGGTCATCCCCGTTTTGTCGAATCCGGCAACCGACTCACCGGCGGCGGCATATCTTCAGGCCTCGATGAGGCGCTGCACCTCATCGCGCGGCTTTTCAACGACAAGACCGCAACCGAAGTCCAGGTGACGACCCAGTACTTTCCGGTGCCTCCGGTTGCAGGGAAAATCCCGTCGAAGGCACCGGCGTGCATGGTTCATTGGTGA
- a CDS encoding putative 2-aminoethylphosphonate ABC transporter permease subunit yields MSAAALVLPAGRAPRLHLSSDDMVKRGLMLVIALYLVLALAAPLYVLLSKSMSTYRFDLDTFEIARSDESGAAFGPARTVAALNADAKAISEAQLASGSDGRLSLTKLYEDFSFRSPVKYRIRGTTDQSAFLVGSDLKRGTDWVEVDSNTFRRVVLRPARTVGFDNFVAYFSTPSLAQAIWNSVLMGVVSTVLVIAIAFGLAYALNRSRMRGKGLFRLIMTVPILVPSLLPGIALVYLFGNQGLLKSWMMGHSIYGPIGIVIGSVFFTLPHALLIISTSLSVADARHYEAAVALRATKWRTFWTVTVPGARYGIVSAAFVVFTMVITDFGLPKVIGGQYNMLAVDIYKQVIGQQNFEMGAVVSVLLIIPAIAAFFVDRTIQKKQVALLSARSVPYEPKPNHGFDWGCFAYCALIAAFILTMIGVCQLAAMVKFWPYDLTPSLKNFRFDLMDGGGWASYHNSIRMALLTAFFGTIIVFIGAYMVEKSDGFRAGRSLFQFLAMLPMAVPGMVLGLAYIFFFNNPANPLHAIYGTMTILVVCTITHFYTVSHLTALTALKQMDREFEPVAASLKQPFHKLFFRVTLPVCLPAILDISIYLFVNAMTTVSAVVFLYSTQTQLASVAVLNMDDAGDVAPAAAMGMMIFYTNIAARLIHAAVSRFLLSRTQVWRAR; encoded by the coding sequence ATGAGCGCCGCAGCTCTTGTCCTTCCTGCCGGTCGCGCGCCGCGCCTGCATCTTTCGTCCGACGACATGGTCAAGCGCGGCCTCATGCTGGTCATCGCGCTTTATCTCGTCTTGGCGCTGGCAGCGCCGCTCTACGTGCTGCTGTCGAAGTCGATGTCGACCTACCGCTTCGATCTCGACACCTTCGAGATTGCGCGCAGCGATGAAAGCGGTGCCGCTTTCGGCCCGGCACGTACCGTGGCCGCGCTCAACGCGGATGCCAAGGCGATCTCCGAGGCGCAACTCGCCAGCGGTTCCGACGGGCGGCTGTCGCTGACCAAGCTGTACGAAGACTTCAGTTTCCGCAGCCCGGTCAAATACCGCATCCGCGGCACGACCGACCAGTCCGCCTTCCTGGTCGGTTCGGACCTGAAGCGCGGCACGGATTGGGTGGAGGTCGATTCCAACACCTTCCGCCGCGTGGTGCTGCGCCCGGCGCGCACCGTCGGCTTTGACAATTTCGTCGCCTATTTCTCCACGCCCTCGCTGGCGCAGGCGATCTGGAACTCCGTGCTGATGGGCGTCGTCAGTACGGTGCTGGTCATCGCCATCGCCTTCGGTCTTGCCTATGCGCTCAATCGCAGCCGCATGCGCGGCAAGGGCTTGTTCCGGCTGATCATGACGGTGCCGATCCTGGTGCCGTCGCTGCTTCCCGGCATCGCGCTGGTCTATCTGTTCGGCAACCAGGGCCTGTTGAAAAGCTGGATGATGGGCCATTCGATCTACGGGCCGATCGGCATCGTCATCGGTTCGGTCTTCTTCACGCTGCCGCACGCGCTGCTCATCATCTCGACGTCGCTCAGCGTTGCTGACGCCCGCCACTACGAAGCAGCGGTGGCTTTGCGTGCCACCAAATGGCGCACCTTCTGGACGGTGACGGTGCCCGGCGCGCGCTACGGTATCGTGTCTGCTGCCTTCGTCGTCTTCACCATGGTGATCACCGATTTCGGCCTGCCCAAGGTCATTGGCGGCCAGTACAACATGCTCGCCGTCGACATCTACAAGCAGGTCATCGGCCAGCAGAATTTCGAGATGGGCGCGGTGGTGTCGGTGCTGCTTATCATTCCGGCGATCGCAGCGTTCTTCGTCGACCGCACCATCCAGAAGAAACAGGTCGCGCTGCTGTCTGCCCGCTCGGTGCCCTACGAGCCGAAACCGAACCATGGCTTCGACTGGGGCTGTTTTGCCTACTGCGCCCTGATCGCGGCGTTCATCCTGACCATGATCGGTGTCTGCCAGCTGGCGGCAATGGTGAAGTTCTGGCCCTACGACCTGACGCCGAGCCTGAAGAATTTCCGCTTCGACCTGATGGATGGCGGCGGCTGGGCCTCCTACCACAACTCGATCAGGATGGCGCTCCTGACCGCTTTCTTCGGCACCATCATCGTCTTCATCGGTGCCTATATGGTGGAAAAAAGCGACGGCTTCCGAGCCGGGCGTTCGTTGTTCCAGTTCCTCGCCATGCTGCCGATGGCGGTGCCCGGCATGGTGCTCGGCCTTGCCTACATCTTCTTCTTCAACAACCCGGCCAACCCGCTGCACGCCATCTACGGCACTATGACCATCCTGGTGGTCTGCACGATCACCCATTTCTACACCGTATCGCATCTCACCGCGCTGACGGCGCTGAAGCAGATGGACCGCGAGTTCGAGCCGGTGGCGGCCTCACTGAAGCAACCGTTCCACAAGCTGTTTTTCCGCGTCACGCTGCCGGTCTGCCTGCCGGCGATCCTCGATATCTCGATCTATCTGTTCGTTAACGCCATGACGACCGTTTCGGCCGTGGTGTTCCTCTATTCGACGCAGACGCAGCTTGCCTCGGTGGCCGTGCTCAACATGGACGATGCCGGTGATGTCGCGCCGGCCGCCGCGATGGGCATGATGATCTTCTACACCAACATCGCAGCGCGACTGATCCATGCGGCGGTGTCACGTTTCCTGCTGTCGCGAACTCAGGTCTGGCGGGCGAGATGA